In Vicugna pacos chromosome 6, VicPac4, whole genome shotgun sequence, the DNA window AATCTGAATAAAATCCTAAAGCTGGGAAGTGCTGCATCAGAGAAGACCAGAATGAGAAAGgaacttgatttttatttttaacaaagtaGAAACAAGCTTTATTAATGTAGCCTCCATGTATCCAGTACATTATCTGTCTTCCAGGTGTTTAGAATTGTAACAAAGATCAACAATAgacattaaatatatgcaagtCTTTATACATAgtagaaagaagaatgaagtatAGAAATAGAAACTGGCAGGGGAAAGTGGTCAAGGGGGGCTTTTGGAAGGTGACTTGAGCTGAGACCTGTAATGAGGGAGCTGCCCATGTGGATATTTGGAAGCGCAGAGTTCCTGAGGCAGGAATGCTCGGGAATATCGGAGGAAAGGTAAGAAAGATAGTGTGGCTGGAGCTGAATGAGCAAGGAGGAAAAGTACAGAAATGAGGTCAAAAAATGAGTCATGGACACAATAATACATTGCCTGTTAGGACATGCAAGGACTTTGAGTTCTTCTAAATGTGAGCAGAAACCATAGCAGGGCTGAAAGCAGAAGTTGAATTTTATCACAAGAAGATAAATGGATGATGTGGAACTCATGACTGGAGGATGACCGTGGAAGGATAACATTGTTCAGAGGAAGCAGATCTAATTACAGGTTTAACAGTAGTGCATATGTCCAAAAGGAAATcacaaaactgaaaatggaaattTTTGGATGGGggtaaaagaagaaacaaataggaATATAAAATCTGGTAAGAGTCACATCATAGAGGTTAAGATAAAATGTGGGCATAGATGatgttttttaaattcagatGGCAAAACTGTTCCAAGGCAGGATACAGTATTGACAGAGGTCCCAGCCTCAGGGCATCAACTCTAAGTCTCCCTCTGCTGTTGAAGCAGAGCACTTAGTAAATTCTTGCCCTACTGACAACTTCACTTACtaggaagttttttttaattaaattgtaatttacatagattattatattagtttcaggtgtagaatATAGTGATTGATAGTTTTATACTAAGTCATGATCACCATTGTAAGTCTggtaaccatctgtcaccatacacagTTATTACACTATTATCAACTACATTctttatgctgtacattacatcccgtGACATGTTCATTTTATAACTAGGAGTTCGTCCCTTTTAATCCTTTTCACCCATTTCACCCGTTCCCCTATCCTGTGCCCTCTGGTAACTGCCCATTTGTTcactctgtctatgagtctgtttctattttgttctgtCACTTTGTGGAATGTTAAGAAAGATGGCCAGACATAATTTTTATAGATTTCAGGAAGTCAGATTTCAAAATATTCCAAGGAAAATTACCTAAGGGGCTCAAAACAGAGCGAATTCTCCAATGTGAAGTTTGAatagtttgttttggttttggggctttttttcccccaaaagatcCTCTGAGGAACAAAACAACCTTCCTCAGGCAAAGAACAGCCACGCTGGTTGTCTTCTGATGCGACCAGGGACGAATGTCAAGCTTCTTAACGTAAAAAAATGAACCAAACAAGTAAAGCAAGGACAGTTCATGTGAAAACATTAAGCCAATATGAAGGTTTTAGTGGATTGGAAGCTCATTTTAAAGCAGTGAAGGTTGAAGCTGCCaaaaaaactaacacaatgttaggGCTCAGTCTTCACATCGGTACATAGACTCAATGGTTCCACTGAACCTTGATCTGAGCAGAGGCTCAATTCTGAGgacatatttccttttttttttttttctgtaaacaaaacattttcattgtagaaaaatgaggggaaaaaaagagactcTAAAAAAATCATCCAGAATTATACTACCCAGAAAtaactacattaaatatttttgaatatatctgttttctttctatatcagtaaatatagaatataaaaaatacaatcaTCTGTCAGTGTCTGAAGGAcattggttccaggactcccacGGATACCAAAACGTTAGTATGCTGAAATTCCTTGTATAAAATGGCGTAGTATTTGCACATAACCCACACAGCCTCCCATATACTTTGTTTTTTGgtggaagggaggtaattaggcatttgtttgtttgtttgtttgtttgtttgttttaatggaggtactagggattgaacccaggacctcttgcatcctaaacatgtgctctaccaccaagctataacCTACCCCCATCCAATGTACTTCAAATCATCTCTAAATTACTTGTAATagctaatacaatgtaaatcctATGTAAATATTTGTCTATGCGCAGCagatttaagttttgctttttggaacttcctggaatttttttttcaaatattttcagaccacaattggttgaatctgtggatacaAAACTCTCAGAGGTCTGACTGTATATGATTATTCCAAATTGTATTCCTTTGTGTAGATCTGCCATAATTTGTTGATCcagttttctgttgttgaagtTTAGAATGCCttctgaatgtttttattttataaacaatgtgTCAGGCACCTTGTACAATCATTTTTTGTGCATTGACCAATGATTTCCTTCCCTGATATAACATCTTAGGACTGAAGAATGTGCAAAATATTAAGGCTTTTAATAAGCAATGAAAATGGTTTATACAggaggaggttatagctcagtggtagagtgcctgcttagcatgcacaaggtcctaggttcgatcaccaggacctccattaaaaataaataaataaacaaacaaacctagttacctccttcTCCCCCAAAAAGATTTATACCAAGCAATCAGAAAAGGGAAAGCAACCCAGcagaaaaattaatgttttatctTTGTGCACAGGgcaaaaaaatgtgaataaacaATTCACAGAAGATATGCAGATAATCAATGAACATACGAAGAGATAGATGTTCAACCTCACTACTAATAGAAGAAACacaaaacaatgagatactattTTTTAAGTGACCAAAAAATGACCCCCAAATTTTAAAACTGCCAATATCTTGTAATGccaatggtgaaaaaaaaatggacattttcatacaatgttggtgggaaagGAAATTGTTACTACGTTTTTGTAGACAATTTGGCAGAATCAACCAAAATAATCTACTGAAATTTAAAATGGTCAAATGCTATAAGCCCTGAGTATTAATAGTAAGAATTTATGCAATAAATTTTAGCACCATTAACAAAATACTAACAATCTCAGGTCCATTGTTTATAAAAGTGACATCTAAAAATGAGTTATGTAGTTTTATAGGTATTGACatggaaagatattttaaaataccaagtTGTAGACACTTTATATAACACCATTccatttctgtaaaataaaagttatgtgtgtatgaaaaaatatgtgtgtgttccATAAATATAAACTGTTCAAATAACATTTGCTGCTGGACAATAGGCTAGTAGaactcatgttttattttatacactTCTATACTGGCTGAACATTTTCAATGAATgcgtatttttataattaaaaattagaaacaaaaaagcTCTCCAGTCAAAGGTGAGCCTCATTTTGGTTTATTTATGCCCATGCTGTCAGTTTCAGGGGTGAGCACTCCCAGACAGGGGTCAGGCGTGCTTGCCTTTCATCGTACATGGTCCAGTACAAACATTTACCTGTAGCTGACAAAGCCTGTGGAAGCAAAAAGCATTGTAGGAACTGGGCTCCCAGAGGGCTGTGTAAGGGCAAGTACAAGTAGGAGGCTGAATTCTCCCTGTTGAAAATAAGGGAAGGGctgtctctcctctcccttttcttagaCATTTGCTTTGGAAAACTTGTGAGTTCTGTGTCTGTCCTTTGAAATGTACATAAATCTTAAATGTATATAaatctttagttttaaaaatccaaatccttaggagtttgggattaacagataacacattattatatataaaatagataaacaacaaggacctactgtatagcacagagaactatattcaatttctagtaatgagctgtaatggaacagaaactaaaaaaaaaaatatgtgtgtgtgtgtgtgtgtgtataactgaatcactttgctgtacacctgaaactaacattgtaaaccaactatacttcaataaaaaataagaattaaagacaaaaaaaaaatctaaacgaGCCTCTGGCCAGCTTTGTGACTCAGCAGGTCTTTCTTAAGTACCTGGGAGCCGTGTCTTTGAAGTGCAGTCGCCAAGGAAGAcagctcccctctctcccagTCTCTGCGGGAGGGGAGGAACCTAACTTCCTGAGCGCTGCATGCCCATTACTACCGCCAGTCTTAAagatacaaaaagtttatttttccttcgGATAAAGCCAGTTAGCTAACACGGTCACCCCAATCACCAAGTGAAGGTAGGATGCACTACATGTGACACACGGTGTGGTCAAGTCCTCTTACTTGAGGATTGGTTATTTATCTTGACAAAACGTATGCAATCCATTGTGTCTATTGGACCACATTAAAGGGCAAAATTTCTTCTGTCTTGCAGTCTCTAGAGGACTGCCTCTGATGCTCGTCATACTCTGGTTTAGTGAATCTTCAATAGTAAAGTTGttttctctcccctccacctTTGAGGAGAGGTCTTTTGGATTggcagattttgtttttaattatatttccccAACAACTGCCGAGTGTCAGATGGCCTCATATATTTTTGGAAGCCTAGATGCCCCCCAGGTTCTGTCTCTGCAACCCTCTGGGAGGCCATGGGCAAACAGGAGCTGTGGGGACCACAGATAACATCAGGAAAAGGAAGTCACATCAAAGACCAGAGATGTCTGCTGGGCCCACTTGGACATGCTACCCCAGTCCACAGGCTTTCTAGGACCAGACAACAGGCCAAATTTAAGATTCTATCTTCTGAGAGGGGGGAAAGCTACTTCCCATTTGGCCTTGGAAATGGAATGAGTATAAAAGTGGGAgcaagtgagacaggagggaagggggcagggcacaaccactgaaggagcgacacagcaattgaggacaggacaaccTGGTCggaaccaagatggcggaagactcgacttccagtagaccttgagcctcacggcacacccacaggtgccatgacagttcccggGCTGACAATAAATAGCCAAAAGTGGGCGAGGTCCAGTTCCTGGAAATCCTTTCCCCTTCCCCAACATAGCTGGAAAAATCATCCCCCTCATTAGCATAtaaaattacccagcccataaaaactaaccaccccaaAACCTTACGGCCTTTTTCCTCtcaccttctgagatggcccccaTTCTGCCTATAGAATATTTATCTCCTAAgcagctctcccttctgagtgggACGGACTGAACTCTTGTCTACAGAGTGTGTATCACCCTAAATAAACTGATTTTAACTTTACTGTGCCTCTCTTGAATACTTTACTGCGCAAGGCAAGGACATACTCTCAGACAACGCAAGTACAGACCAGCTAAGGCAAAGTTTGCAAGCAGAAAAGCTGTCTTTGCTGGCCTTCACTCCCACATCTGAACACATCACCATTTCCTGACCACCCCTCACCACTGCCCACTGACCTCTCCGCCTCAGGGGGCCCTCCCAGCACCCTCAGGCTTCACCCTCCTCCATTTCTTTTCAAACCTCCTATCTGAGGGGCTGAACAATTTTATTTAACTGTAAATGATCCAACCTGATCCTCACCCTCTTCTACTATAAAGCTTCCCAGTTCCCTGCCTGCATTTGAATCTCTGCCAAGTGCAAGTGATGATGGCAACTCCCCTGCTGTAGCCAGTTCTGGATAAATGGCCTCTGTTCTCATTCAGGTGGTCCTCGTTTATTTCCACAGCACTCTACAGTTTCCTTAGGTGTATGTTCCAGGCAAAGCACAGGTATTAATACAAAGTGGATGCTAGAGGCCAAGGGgtacaaaaaaggaaatttcagGGTTTCTGATGACATTGAAAAAATTTAACACACTGGCCTAGATGAGGCCAGTCAAGCATCCCAGGCAGTGTTTGGGCACCAAGAATTCAGACAAAGAGGGTAGTTGGAAATAGGCATCTTTCTAGTTCTTGGAGCTAGAAAGGGGGAGGGGCTATCCTTGATGCAGAGAGCTTTGTAGTCAAGCTGTTTTTTGGTCATAAGAAACGAAAATCTTCTCAAAACAGCTCAATAAAAAGGGGTGTGATGTATAGGTACTGGCAACCTTATCAAATCCAGGAATGGGAAATAAACTGTCAGCTCCCTGGCCTGGGAAGTCATTAGAGAGGAGGGCCCTTTATTCTGTCTGTGGCTGAGTGGACTCTCATCTGtctcttctctatttttctctACACATCAATTTCATTCTCTTTGACGGGCAGACTGGTTCCCTTTAATTACTTATCAGCTTGTGTATGACCCCAGATGGCCACTTCAGGCACCGTGTGTACTTGAGTTTCCAGGGGGCGCATCACCAGTCTCTGGTACAGTCCCTACATCTGTTTGTTCACACTCTCAAAAAAGAGACACTTGTTTGCACAGTTTATCCGTCCCAGCCAAGCCACGTGGGTCTGTGGGCTGAGAACGGAAGTGCTTGGCTAAAGGTTTCCAATGGGAACTTGGAAATTTGTAAAAATCACTGGCCCAGCCATGGCTTGTGCCTTCAGTCAGATCATCTATCTATGGGCCCATCAGGGGAGGCTGAGGGAACAGGGCCATGTCTCATCTAGGAATGTGAGCACGGAGGGTGTTATGACCATTTTTATTACAGAAAGTGGCATTGTTAAATAACACGGATTCCATACATCCACCACAATCACTGCAAATGTCCACTAAGGAAGGACAGTGAATTGGGGGATATGACAGTGGATTggagaataatgaataacgaagGTTTTCTTCCTAGAAGGATTCCTAGAGAAGATGGAAGGTAAGAGGGTCCACGCAGAGGGGACCGGGAAGGACGTCGTGCCAAGCTGATAGAAGCACTGTACTCAGGATTCGCAAGGAAATGGAGCCAAATATGTTGAGACTTCAAACAGGACACGGGCTGCATGGCCCTTCAGCAATTCCTAGAACATTCAGTGGGGACGGGACTTAGAGAGCATCAGGTCCAGTGCTGACACACTTCCAGTGAGAGCACTGAATGGCAGGTGACAAAGTGACAAGGTTGTTGCCACAGAGTTTGAGCTAGAACAAGGGCCAGGGTCCAAGTCCCTGTTTCCAAGTTCAATCTTCTTTCTGCTGTAGACCATTCAGGGTCCTTTAGCGAGCTCACCTTTTCGTCCAAGGCAGATCCCCTCTCTTAATACTGGGGATTTGCACAATGGATATGCGGTagtgaagaggaagagagactagCCCCTCCTGTGTGGTCTCTGCCCCTTAGCATTGTCCTCATCCTCTTACCCCAGACGGCTCGAACCCTGACCCACACATCCCTGAGGACCCCCAACACCATCTCATTCCTCAGAGTATATATAAAGGGGTTGAGGAATGGAGCCACAACACTGCTCAGGACTGAAGGGACCTTGTTGATCTCCAGACTGTCTTTCTGGAAGGGAATCACATAGATAAACACTGTGATGCTGCTGGAAATCACAACTATGGTCGGGGAGAAGCACAGGTGTTGAAGGCCTTCTTCCTTCCACTTGCAGAAGGACGTGGACTACTGTCAAAACGATGTACGTACAGGAATAGGCCACAAGGACTATGCAGCAGAGGATGACCATGGACGAAAACATAAAATCCATCAGCTCGATGGCAGTGGTGTCTGCACAGGCCAGGACCAGCAGGGGCCCACTGTCACAGAAGAAATGGTTAATGATGTTGGAGTCACAGAAGGGCAGCTGGGAGATGAGGATGATGGGAAAGAGCACAGATAGGAAGCCTCCCACCCAAGAGAACCCAACAGTCCCAATGCAGACAGGAGGCCTCATGATGGTGCTGTATCTCAGGGAGTAGCAGATGGCGGCGTAGCGATCACACGACGTAACTGTCAGCAGGAGAAACTCTACCATGCCCAGGAAGAAGTAGAAATAACACTGGGTGATGCAGCCAGCAAACGAGATGGTTTTATCCCCAGACGCTAAGTTGGCCAGTACTTTTGGAGAAATGACAGAGGTGAAGAGGATGTCCAGGACGGAGAGGTTGCACAGGAAGCAGTACATGGGGATGTGGAGGCGGGGGTAGGATAGCACAATGGAGATGATCAGCAGGTTCCCCAGGAGCGTCAGCAGGAACGTGggcagcagcagcaccaggaACAGCAGCTCCACCTGCCTGCTGAGAGGAAGTCCCAGCAAAATAAACTCCGTCACCGAGGCAGTCTGATTCTCCACGGGCCCGCGGGCCACGCTCAATTCTTCTAATGGAACAAAGGGAGGTAATACTTAGGAGAGAGTTCACTGTACAAGGACCCATGGCTGTTCACTAGAAAAATCTGAATGTAGAATATGCTAACCCAGACTGATATGTAATCCAAATTTAACttggttttaaattatttgtctatcgagttagaaattttttttcataatattcactGTTAGCAAGAGAACCTGTCCAGAGACCTTATTGTCACACAATTCATATGCACTTCCAAAAAAATATCAGTTTgcattaaaaaacttaaaattgagCAAATCTTTAGACTCTGAAATCCTACTTCTGTCTTGAGGAAATAGTCGTGGGTATGTTTTGCAACAGGAATATTCATCCCAGAATTGCTTACAATAGTGAAAATTTGGCAACAacttaaatattccaaaatggaGGAGGgaataaataaactatggtaaCATCTAAACAATAACATATCAgttggggaaggtatagctcggtCACAaaacgcatgcttagcaagcaggaggtcctgggttcaatccccagtacctccattaaataaataaataaataaataaataaataaataaataaacccaattaccctccttaaaaaaaaccaaggttacacaaaataaacaaataaaataaaaaaaacagtaacatatcATGCAGccgttaaaaattatattttacaataATATGTAATCACAAAGTGTTCACAGTGTAGtattaagttttttatttttttattgaagtataatcagttataatgtgtcaatttctggtgtacagcataatgtcctagtcatgcatatgtatataacacatatacatatattaatttccatgttctttaagcttttttttaaaaagcaagtttaTAAACTTGTAGTAACATTATAATCTCACCTCGGGGGCAAAATTTAAATCATCAAAGAGCCTAGAATACTCAGGAAAAATAGTAAAGAAGCCACTTTAATCAAGTGGCTAAGGAATATGATATCTTGCCTAAGCAGATATCAAGACATGAAACAAGAGTGATAAAGGCAAGATTGTAGTAGCACTAATATGCACAAAATGACCAGCAGAAAAAACAGAGCCAAGAAAGAGTCCCACACAGATATGGACAGTGCTGTAcgtcaaaggggaaaggaagctgGTACTGCTCGTTGTCCACATGGACAAAAAGTAAAATTGGATTCCCTACTTCATATCAGACACCAACATCCATTCCAGATGgacaaaaaagttaaatattgaAATCAAAACGCCTAGAAGAAAAGATCAGGGAATATTGTTTTCAGCCTTAGCATATAAAAGAACTGTCTAAAGAAGGTCAGAAAAGtgctaaacaaaaaagaaaatactgataaattatgctaaaattaagaatttctgtttcttaaaatatcCTCAAAATAAAGTTAAAGGCAAATCACAAACAAGCAGAACGTATTTGTGACACAGATAACAAATGTTCCGTACCCATAATATATAATCAGCATATCGTTTTTTTACAAAGCCATAAATAGATAAGCAACCCACTAGAAAAATAGGCCATACATTTGACCTGAATTAcattaaagaggaaagaaatatagCAAATAAATGTTCAAAAAGATGCTTGATctcattagttattagggaaatgcaaattaagacagtAATAAGATACCACTGTATACCCATTAtattgtaaaaaatatatataaatatgataaTAGCAAGCGTTGGAGAGACTGTGGATCCACAGAAGATCTTTCACACTGCTAGTGGGGTTGTAAATGTATATAattgctttggaaaataatttgtcgTCACCTCATAAAGATGAACATTCCTAGGCAGAGAAACTACTTGCACATATGCACCAGAAGATGAGCAAGAATGTTcacaggagagagacagagggtggAGAATAAgatggagaaaagaaggaaggaaataaagaccaATGTCCAAAGGCAGGAGAGCAAATAGGTAGTGACAAGACCACAGAATGGAATATCATACAACAGTGAAATGAATGAACTACAGTTCAATCAATAGAAAGAATGAATCTTAGAAATGTTGGAAAGAAGGCAATCCTAGAGGACTACACACTGAAAGATTTTTAAGTTaaacttgaaaacaaaataatacattgTACAGGCATTGCACACAtgtaataaaatgtgattttcaaCAGGAagggaatgataaacacaaaattctgAATAGGAATGACCTCTAGGGTAGAGAGGCAGGGCGTGGGCTGGGGGAACCCATGTTAGTAATTATCAGTTTGGATTTGGGTGGCGGGCTCAATGGTGTTCAACACATAATCAAGCTTTGTAATTTAGATTTAGATCAATGTTAAATATGTTCTTTGGTGTGTGTCAAAATTTATAgttaaacaaataataaagaagATATAAACTTATGGGTAGCTAAAGAAGACAGAAAGGGACTCTGCCAAACCATTCAGGTGGTTATTCCTTGATGGCAGAACTCCAGgggaatctttattttcttcccagtTGCCTATATTTTCCGTATTTTTCGCAATGAACCAGTgttccttttacatttaaaaaaaatttagagttaCTGTaagaggaaatatatatatatttattactgATTGTgtattatgtatatgtgtgtgtgtgtatatatatacatttaatttgaTCGTAGTTATGAGGGTGAGAAGGAAATGTCTGCAAGCAAGCCTGCACTGAATTCCTGCTGTGTTGCAGGAGCTGCTACTAATGCGAGTCTTTGAAGTTAATAGGAAAGTACTTGTCCTTGAACAACTTTTGATCTCACAGAGATGTGAAGGAACATGAGTTCTGGGAAATCACATAAacagaggaaaatatttttaagagaaaagctTCTTTCATAGGATATTTGCCCTGGGCCATTAGTCTCGAAAGTAAACCACGTACCAAGGAAACAGATTCTAGGGACAAGGTCGAATAAGACTCAGATAACTAAAAGGGGTTGGCCTGGACACTAGAAGGAAGAGGCCATATACCTACTAGTGACCAAGACTGTCTATGGACTGGACTAggaaaaacagaagaataaaTTAGTAAAGGAAAAAGCGACAAACATCCCAAGGACTGAGTTAACTTCTGCCCATCTCAGAATTCTGTGTCAGACATTCCTGCGTGGAGTCTGTCCCAAGACCTGCCCCCACCTCGGTGTAGTCACATCACAGTCTCTCCAGCCAACTCACTGTGTCTGGGTTACACCAGGGTCtttggtcttttcttttttaaaagcttcctTAAGATATCATTCACAAATAATACAACCCATCCATTTAAAGCATACAAATCAATAGCTTTTAGTCTATTCACAGAATCGTGCATTCATCACCACGATCATTTTAAGAACAATTTTATCCACCCTtccaacccctggcaactactaGTCTACCTTCTGTGCCTGTgggtttgcctattctggacatttcatgtaaatggatgGTATAATACGTGGCCCCTTGTATCTGGCCcctttcacttaccataatgttttcaaggttcttccatgttgtagcatgcatcacTGCCAAAGATCTTGAAGAAAGAATGTGGCAGGAGGAAAGGCCATGGCCCCAGGAAGAAGCCCTGACCCTTGGGCATGGCAGACacacttgctctctctctctctctctctctctctctctctctctctctcacacacacacacacacacacacacacacacacacgacaatTACCAAGAACAGATATATTCAGAGTCCAGAAAATTAAGAACGATACAGAGGGTGAACATGGGCTTGGTCACCACATCTGGAAATGGTAAGATGAGGGAGCAAGACAACTGATTTTACTCTCAAAATACATCTTTGCAGGAATTGCCACTATTACCAGTGAAAAATAACCCCCTTATATCAGAACTATCAAGAAGTTCAATGAAGGCAGAGCTACATGCCTTAGATTATGACAGGACCCTCTGCCCTCTAGGCCGCCCAGAAAAGCCAAGTAGTTGCTCTGCATTCACCTCAGCAGGGGACCCCTCATGCCACCTCTAAGCTCAGGTCTACTCATCTGGGCTTTGCTGCCACCTGGAACCTTCTAAAGTAATTTCCTTGATCAAAAGCCACAGGGAGCTCCACATTAGACCAGCAGCGTCTGACAGGTAAAAGGACCCCCAACAGACTCTCCATGATCCCATGG includes these proteins:
- the OR6J1 gene encoding LOW QUALITY PROTEIN: olfactory receptor 6J1 (The sequence of the model RefSeq protein was modified relative to this genomic sequence to represent the inferred CDS: inserted 2 bases in 2 codons), giving the protein MAAPSAETIHCFEEELSVARGPVENQTASVTEFILLGLPLSRQVELLFLVLLLPTFLLTLLGNLLIISIVLSYPRLHIPMYCFLCNLSVLDILFTSVISPKVLANLASGDKTISFAGCITQCYFYFFLGMVEFLLLTVTSCDRYAAICYSLRYSTIMRPPVCIGTVGFSWVGGFLSVLFPIILISQLPFCDSNIINHFFCDSGPLLVLACADTTAIELMDFMFSSMVILCCIVLVAYSCTYIVLTVVHXPSASGRKKAFNTCASPXTIVVISSSITVFIYVIPFQKDSLEINKVPSVLSSVVAPFLNPFIYTLRNEMVLGVLRDVWVRVRAVWGKRMRTMLRGRDHTGGASLSSSSLPHIHCANPQY